The following coding sequences are from one Mesorhizobium onobrychidis window:
- the rpsK gene encoding 30S ribosomal protein S11 encodes MAKEATRVRRRERKNISSGVAHVNSTFNNTMITITDAQGNSIAWSSAGAQGFKGSRKSTPFAAQMAAEDVAKKAQEHGMRMLEVEVCGPGSGRESALRALQAAGFTITSIRDVTPIPHNGCRPRKKRRV; translated from the coding sequence ATGGCCAAGGAAGCCACACGTGTTCGCCGTCGCGAACGCAAGAATATTTCGTCGGGCGTTGCCCACGTCAACTCGACCTTCAACAACACGATGATCACCATCACCGACGCGCAGGGCAATTCGATTGCCTGGTCGTCGGCGGGAGCCCAGGGCTTCAAGGGGTCTCGCAAGTCGACCCCGTTTGCTGCCCAGATGGCTGCCGAGGACGTTGCCAAGAAGGCCCAGGAACACGGCATGCGCATGCTCGAGGTCGAGGTTTGCGGACCCGGCTCCGGTCGTGAATCGGCGCTGCGTGCGCTGCAGGCAGCCGGCTTCACCATCACCTCGATCCGTGATGTGACGCCGATCCCGCACAATGGCTGCCGCCCGCGCAAGAAGCGCCGCGTCTAA
- the rpsM gene encoding 30S ribosomal protein S13, which yields MARIAGVNIPTNKRVVIALQYIHGIGKNFAQEIVDKVGIPAERRVNQLTDAEVLQIRETIDRDYQVEGDLRREVSMNIKRLMDLGCYRGLRHRRSLPVRGQRTHTNARTRKGPAKSIAGKKK from the coding sequence ATGGCTCGTATAGCCGGCGTCAACATTCCGACCAACAAGCGCGTCGTCATTGCGCTTCAGTACATTCACGGCATTGGCAAGAACTTCGCCCAGGAGATCGTCGACAAGGTCGGCATCCCGGCCGAGCGCCGCGTCAACCAGCTGACCGACGCGGAAGTGCTGCAGATCCGCGAGACGATCGACCGCGACTATCAGGTCGAGGGCGATTTGCGCCGCGAAGTGTCGATGAACATCAAGCGGCTCATGGACCTCGGCTGCTATCGCGGCCTGCGTCATCGCCGCTCGCTGCCGGTTCGCGGCCAGCGCACGCATACCAATGCGCGCACCCGCAAGGGCCCGGCCAAGTCGATCGCCGGCAAGAAGAAGTAA
- a CDS encoding adenylate kinase — protein MRLILLGPPGAGKGTQAQRLVEKYGIPQLSTGDMLRAAVQAGTEVGKRAKAVMDAGELVSDAIVNAIVAERIDQADCAKGFILDGYPRTLVQADAVESMLSDRGLTLDAVIELVVDDKALVGRIGKRAEEAKAAGLPVRKDDNPAVFEERLKEYYKKTSPLIGYYYAKGKLRGVDGMADIDAVTRQIEMVLTATTQQVGQAAS, from the coding sequence ATGAGGTTGATATTGCTTGGGCCGCCAGGGGCGGGCAAGGGGACACAAGCACAAAGACTGGTAGAAAAATACGGCATACCCCAACTCTCCACGGGGGATATGCTGCGCGCTGCTGTCCAGGCCGGCACCGAAGTCGGCAAGCGCGCCAAGGCGGTGATGGATGCTGGCGAACTGGTTTCCGACGCCATCGTCAACGCCATCGTGGCCGAGCGCATCGATCAGGCCGATTGCGCAAAGGGTTTCATCCTTGACGGATATCCGCGAACCTTGGTGCAGGCGGACGCGGTTGAATCGATGCTCTCGGATCGTGGCCTCACTCTCGACGCTGTCATTGAGCTTGTCGTTGACGACAAGGCGCTGGTTGGTCGAATCGGCAAGCGCGCCGAAGAGGCCAAGGCCGCGGGTCTGCCGGTACGCAAGGACGACAATCCAGCGGTGTTCGAAGAGCGCCTGAAGGAGTACTATAAGAAAACGTCGCCGCTGATCGGCTACTACTATGCCAAGGGCAAGCTGAGGGGTGTCGACGGCATGGCCGACATCGACGCGGTGACGCGACAGATCGAAATGGTGCTCACGGCGACGACCCAGCAGGTTGGCCAGGCGGCCAGCTAG
- the secY gene encoding preprotein translocase subunit SecY translates to MASAAEQLASNLNFSAFAKAEDLKKRIWFTIGALLVYRLGTYIPLPGINPDAFAQAFSSQSKGVLGMFNMFAGGAVERMAIFALGIMPYISASIIMQLMTSVIPSLEALKKEGEQGRKVINQYTRYGTVLLALVQAYGIAVGLEGGNGIVSDPGMFFRISTVITLVGGTMFLMWLGEQITARGIGNGISLIIFSGIVAGLPQAISGTLELGRTGALSTGLILAIIVLAVVVIALIVFFERAQRRLLIQYPKRQVGNRMFQGDTSHLPLKLNTAGVIPPIFASSLLLLPATVAGFSQTTNMPAWASTVLAALGHGQPLYMAFYAAMIVFFAFFYTAIVFNPKDTADQLKKHSGFIPGYRPGERTADYIDYVLTRITVVGAIYLVLVCLLPEFLISATGVPFYLGGTSLLIVVSVTLDTVAQIQGHLIAHQYEGLIKKSKLRGGKKAR, encoded by the coding sequence ATGGCTTCGGCTGCTGAACAACTAGCCTCGAATCTGAATTTCTCGGCCTTCGCCAAGGCGGAGGATCTGAAGAAGCGCATCTGGTTCACCATCGGCGCGCTGCTCGTCTACCGCCTCGGCACCTATATCCCGCTGCCCGGCATCAATCCCGACGCTTTCGCCCAGGCCTTCTCGTCGCAGAGCAAGGGCGTGCTTGGCATGTTCAACATGTTCGCCGGCGGCGCCGTGGAGCGCATGGCGATCTTTGCCCTCGGCATCATGCCCTATATCTCCGCTTCCATCATCATGCAGCTGATGACCTCTGTCATCCCGTCTCTGGAGGCGCTGAAGAAGGAAGGCGAGCAGGGCCGCAAGGTCATCAACCAGTATACCCGCTACGGCACCGTGCTTTTGGCACTGGTCCAGGCCTACGGCATTGCGGTCGGACTGGAAGGCGGCAACGGCATCGTCAGCGATCCCGGCATGTTCTTCCGCATCTCGACCGTCATCACGCTGGTCGGCGGCACCATGTTCCTGATGTGGCTCGGCGAGCAGATCACCGCCCGCGGCATCGGCAACGGCATTTCGCTGATCATCTTTTCCGGCATCGTCGCCGGGCTGCCGCAAGCCATCTCCGGTACGCTGGAACTTGGCCGCACCGGCGCGCTGTCGACCGGTCTGATCCTGGCGATCATCGTTCTTGCCGTCGTCGTTATCGCGCTGATCGTGTTCTTCGAGCGCGCCCAGCGGCGCTTGCTGATCCAGTATCCGAAGCGCCAGGTCGGCAACCGCATGTTCCAGGGCGACACCTCGCACCTGCCTCTCAAGCTCAACACGGCCGGCGTCATTCCGCCGATCTTCGCCTCTTCGCTGCTGTTGCTGCCGGCGACGGTCGCAGGCTTCTCGCAGACGACCAACATGCCTGCCTGGGCCAGCACCGTCCTGGCGGCACTCGGCCATGGCCAGCCGCTCTACATGGCGTTCTATGCGGCGATGATCGTGTTTTTCGCCTTCTTCTATACGGCGATCGTCTTCAACCCGAAGGACACCGCCGACCAGCTCAAGAAGCATTCGGGTTTCATTCCGGGCTACCGTCCGGGCGAGCGCACCGCCGATTACATCGACTATGTTCTCACCCGCATCACCGTCGTCGGCGCCATCTATCTGGTGCTGGTGTGTCTGCTGCCCGAGTTCCTGATTTCAGCGACTGGCGTACCATTCTACCTCGGTGGCACATCGCTTCTGATCGTGGTCAGTGTAACGCTCGATACGGTGGCGCAGATTCAGGGTCACCTGATCGCGCACCAGTATGAGGGCCTGATCAAGAAGTCGAAGCTGCGCGGGGGGAAGAAGGCCAGATGA
- the rplO gene encoding 50S ribosomal protein L15, with translation MKLNDLRDKDGATHSKKRLGRGIGSGSGKTAGRGVKGQKARSGVAVNGFEGGQMPLYRRLPKRGFNNIFAKSFAVVSLARIQAALDAKKLDAKTTVTAEALVAAGVIRRVKDGVRILSDGDIKAKLAFDVAGASKAAIEKIEKAGGSVKLPEQAAAE, from the coding sequence ATGAAACTCAACGATCTGCGTGACAAGGACGGCGCGACGCATTCTAAGAAGCGTCTCGGCCGCGGCATCGGTTCCGGCTCGGGCAAGACCGCTGGTCGCGGCGTCAAGGGCCAGAAGGCCCGCTCCGGCGTCGCCGTCAACGGCTTCGAGGGTGGCCAGATGCCGCTCTACCGGCGCCTGCCGAAGCGTGGCTTCAACAACATCTTCGCCAAGAGCTTTGCCGTCGTGTCGCTGGCCCGCATCCAGGCCGCGCTCGACGCCAAGAAGCTCGACGCCAAGACGACCGTGACGGCCGAAGCGCTGGTCGCGGCCGGCGTCATCCGCCGCGTCAAGGACGGCGTGCGCATCCTCTCGGACGGCGACATCAAGGCCAAGCTCGCCTTCGACGTGGCCGGCGCCTCCAAGGCTGCCATCGAGAAGATCGAAAAGGCCGGCGGTTCGGTGAAGCTGCCGGAACAGGCAGCCGCCGAGTAA
- the rpmD gene encoding 50S ribosomal protein L30 yields the protein MAKKSTKTITVEQIGSPIRRPKEQRATLVGLGLNKMHKQRTLEDTPSVRGMIAAVQHLVRVVDEG from the coding sequence ATGGCCAAGAAATCAACCAAGACCATCACCGTCGAGCAGATCGGTTCACCGATCCGCCGGCCGAAGGAGCAGCGCGCGACGCTGGTCGGCCTCGGCCTCAACAAGATGCACAAGCAGCGCACGCTGGAGGACACCCCCTCCGTGCGCGGCATGATCGCTGCCGTCCAGCATCTCGTCCGCGTCGTGGACGAGGGCTGA
- the rpsE gene encoding 30S ribosomal protein S5 codes for MAQERRDGGRGRDREERDDGMVDKLVHINRVAKVVKGGRRFGFAALVVVGDQKGRVGFGHGKAREVPEAIRKATESAKRDMIFVPLRSGRTLHHDVEGRWGAGRVLLRAAKQGTGIIAGGPMRAVFETLGMHDVVAKSMGSSNPYNMVRATFDALKSQMHPKDVAAARGIKYSTLQARRGTAVAAEE; via the coding sequence ATGGCACAGGAACGTAGGGATGGCGGCCGCGGCCGTGATCGCGAAGAGCGCGACGACGGCATGGTGGACAAGCTCGTCCACATCAACCGCGTCGCCAAGGTCGTCAAGGGCGGCCGCCGCTTCGGCTTTGCAGCACTCGTCGTCGTCGGCGACCAGAAGGGCCGAGTCGGCTTCGGTCATGGCAAGGCGCGCGAAGTGCCTGAGGCGATCCGCAAGGCGACCGAATCGGCCAAGCGCGACATGATCTTCGTGCCGCTGCGCTCGGGCCGTACGCTGCACCACGACGTCGAAGGACGCTGGGGTGCCGGACGCGTTCTGCTGCGCGCTGCCAAGCAGGGTACCGGCATCATCGCCGGCGGCCCGATGCGCGCCGTCTTCGAGACGCTCGGCATGCATGACGTGGTCGCCAAGTCGATGGGTTCGTCGAACCCGTACAACATGGTTCGCGCCACCTTCGACGCGCTGAAGAGCCAGATGCATCCCAAGGATGTGGCTGCTGCGCGCGGCATCAAGTATTCGACCCTTCAGGCCCGCCGCGGCACCGCCGTTGCGGCCGAAGAATAG
- the rplR gene encoding 50S ribosomal protein L18, with protein sequence MGSKESTQRRAQRVRRQIKKVAGERPRLSVHRTSKNIYVQVIDDAKGHTIAAASTLEKDLKGSLKTGADTAAAVAIGKLIAERASKAGVKEVVFDRGPYIYHGRVKALAEAAREGGLSF encoded by the coding sequence ATGGGCTCGAAAGAATCCACACAACGCCGCGCTCAGCGCGTCCGCCGCCAGATCAAGAAAGTCGCGGGCGAGCGTCCGCGTCTGTCGGTCCACCGCACGTCGAAGAACATCTACGTCCAGGTGATCGACGACGCCAAGGGCCACACCATCGCTGCCGCCTCGACGCTGGAGAAGGACCTCAAGGGTTCGCTCAAGACCGGTGCAGACACTGCCGCCGCTGTGGCAATCGGCAAGCTGATCGCCGAGCGCGCTTCGAAGGCCGGCGTCAAGGAAGTCGTCTTCGACCGCGGACCGTACATCTATCACGGCCGCGTCAAGGCGCTGGCCGAGGCCGCCCGTGAAGGTGGCTTGAGCTTCTAA
- the rplF gene encoding 50S ribosomal protein L6 — protein sequence MSRIGKKPVSLPQGVTATVDGQTVTAKGPKGELKFVVNDEVLVKMEGSEIAVQPRDQTKTARSKWGMSRTQIVNILQGVKDGFEKKLEITGVGYRAAMQGKNLQLALGFSHDVVYETPQDITITVPKPTEITVTGIDKQKVGQVAAEIREYRGPEPYKGKGVRYAGEKIVRKEGKKK from the coding sequence ATGTCTCGTATTGGAAAGAAACCCGTTTCGCTGCCGCAGGGCGTGACCGCGACCGTCGACGGCCAGACCGTCACGGCGAAGGGCCCCAAGGGTGAGCTGAAGTTCGTGGTGAACGACGAAGTGCTGGTCAAGATGGAAGGCAGCGAGATCGCTGTCCAGCCACGCGACCAGACCAAGACCGCCCGTTCCAAATGGGGCATGTCGCGCACGCAGATCGTCAACATCCTGCAGGGCGTCAAGGACGGTTTCGAAAAGAAGCTTGAGATCACCGGCGTCGGCTATCGCGCCGCCATGCAGGGCAAGAACCTGCAACTGGCGCTCGGCTTCAGCCATGACGTCGTCTACGAAACGCCGCAGGACATCACGATCACCGTGCCGAAGCCGACGGAAATCACCGTGACCGGCATCGACAAGCAGAAGGTCGGTCAGGTTGCTGCCGAGATCCGCGAATATCGCGGTCCCGAGCCGTACAAGGGCAAGGGCGTCCGTTACGCTGGCGAGAAGATCGTCCGCAAGGAAGGCAAGAAGAAGTAA
- the rpsH gene encoding 30S ribosomal protein S8, producing MSLSDPLGDMLTRIRNAYGRKKSSVSTPASRLRTRVLDVLKAEGYIRDYSQTDFDNGKSEIEIELKYFDGAPVVREIARVSKPGRRVYVSAKSIPHVANGLGIAILSTPKGVMADHEAREQNVGGEILCQIF from the coding sequence ATGTCATTGAGCGATCCTCTCGGCGATATGCTGACCCGCATCCGCAATGCCTATGGCCGCAAGAAGTCGAGCGTTTCGACGCCGGCCTCGCGCCTGCGTACCCGCGTCCTCGACGTGCTGAAGGCGGAAGGCTATATCCGCGACTACAGCCAGACCGACTTCGACAACGGCAAGTCCGAAATCGAGATCGAGCTGAAGTATTTCGACGGTGCGCCGGTCGTGCGCGAAATCGCCCGCGTCTCGAAGCCGGGCCGTCGCGTTTACGTTTCGGCGAAGTCGATCCCGCACGTCGCCAACGGCCTCGGCATCGCCATCCTTTCGACACCGAAGGGCGTGATGGCCGACCACGAAGCGCGTGAACAGAATGTCGGCGGGGAAATCCTCTGCCAGATCTTCTGA
- the rpsN gene encoding 30S ribosomal protein S14, whose protein sequence is MAKTSSVEKNNRRRKLVDQYAAKRKALKAIIMDQSKPMEERFRAQLKLAALPRNSAKIRIRNRCEVTGRPRAYYRKLKVSRIALRDLGNNGQIPGLVKSSW, encoded by the coding sequence ATGGCAAAGACCAGCTCAGTCGAGAAGAACAACAGGCGCCGCAAGCTTGTGGACCAGTACGCTGCCAAGCGTAAGGCTCTCAAGGCGATCATCATGGATCAGTCCAAGCCGATGGAAGAGCGCTTCCGCGCTCAGCTGAAGCTTGCGGCACTGCCGCGCAACTCGGCCAAGATCCGCATCCGCAACCGCTGCGAAGTCACCGGACGCCCGCGTGCCTACTATCGCAAGCTCAAAGTATCGCGCATCGCGCTTCGGGATCTCGGCAACAATGGCCAGATCCCGGGCCTGGTCAAGTCGAGCTGGTAA
- the rplE gene encoding 50S ribosomal protein L5 — translation MAKAQTKQATAQNTPRLKQVYNETIRKALQEQFGYENEMQVPRIDKIVLNMGVGEATGDSKKPSIAAEDLALIAGQKAVVTHARNSIAGFKVREKMPIGAKVTLRKERMYEFLDRLVNIALPRVRDFRGLNPKSFDGRGNYAMGIKEHIVFPEINYDKVDQIWGMDVIVCTTAKTDDEARALLKAFNFPFRQ, via the coding sequence ATGGCTAAGGCTCAAACCAAGCAGGCGACTGCCCAGAACACGCCGCGCCTCAAGCAGGTCTACAACGAGACCATCCGCAAGGCGCTGCAGGAGCAGTTCGGCTACGAGAACGAGATGCAGGTTCCGCGCATCGACAAGATCGTGCTGAACATGGGCGTCGGCGAAGCGACCGGCGATTCGAAGAAGCCTTCGATCGCGGCGGAAGATCTTGCGCTGATCGCCGGCCAGAAGGCCGTCGTCACGCACGCCCGCAACTCGATCGCCGGCTTCAAGGTCCGCGAAAAGATGCCGATCGGCGCCAAAGTCACGCTGCGCAAGGAACGCATGTACGAGTTCCTCGACCGCCTCGTGAACATCGCGCTGCCGCGCGTCCGCGACTTCCGCGGGCTCAATCCGAAGAGCTTCGATGGCCGTGGCAACTATGCCATGGGCATCAAGGAACACATCGTGTTCCCGGAGATCAACTACGACAAGGTTGATCAGATCTGGGGCATGGACGTCATCGTTTGTACGACTGCGAAGACGGACGACGAAGCCAGGGCATTGCTCAAGGCCTTCAACTTCCCCTTCCGCCAGTAA
- the rplX gene encoding 50S ribosomal protein L24 — translation MQKIRKGDKVVVLAGKDKGRSGEVLSVQPKEDTALVRGVNMIRRHQKQSQSQEGGIITKEAPIQLSNIALADPKDGKPTRVGFIFQKDGKKVRVAKRSGEVING, via the coding sequence ATGCAGAAGATTAGAAAAGGCGACAAGGTCGTCGTGCTGGCCGGCAAGGACAAGGGCCGTTCGGGCGAAGTCCTCTCGGTACAGCCGAAGGAAGACACCGCGCTGGTGCGCGGCGTCAACATGATCCGTCGTCACCAGAAGCAGTCCCAGTCCCAAGAGGGCGGGATCATCACCAAGGAAGCGCCGATCCAGCTGTCGAACATCGCGCTGGCCGACCCCAAGGATGGCAAGCCGACCCGCGTCGGTTTCATCTTCCAGAAGGACGGCAAGAAGGTGCGCGTCGCCAAGCGCTCGGGAGAAGTCATCAATGGCTAA
- the rplN gene encoding 50S ribosomal protein L14 — MIQMQTNLDVADNSGARRVMCIKVLGGSKRKYASVGDIIVVSIKEAIPRGRVKKGDVMKAVVVRTAKDIRRPDGSVIRFDKNAAVLVDNKKEPIGTRIFGPVPRELRAKNHMKIISLAPEVL, encoded by the coding sequence ATGATTCAGATGCAAACAAACCTCGACGTCGCGGATAATTCCGGCGCCCGTCGTGTCATGTGCATCAAGGTGCTGGGCGGCTCGAAGCGGAAATACGCTTCCGTGGGCGACATCATCGTGGTGTCGATCAAGGAAGCCATCCCGCGCGGCCGCGTCAAGAAGGGCGATGTGATGAAGGCGGTCGTGGTTCGCACGGCCAAGGACATCCGCCGTCCGGACGGCAGCGTGATCCGTTTCGACAAGAACGCAGCCGTTCTCGTCGACAACAAGAAAGAGCCGATCGGCACGCGTATCTTCGGACCGGTTCCGCGCGAACTCCGCGCCAAGAACCACATGAAGATCATCTCGCTCGCGCCTGAAGTGCTGTAA
- the rpsQ gene encoding 30S ribosomal protein S17: MPKRILQGTVVSDKNEKTVVVKVERRFTHPVMKKTVRMTKKYKAHDENNAHKVGDQVFIQESKPISKDKRWTVVSSDQA, encoded by the coding sequence ATGCCAAAGCGCATTCTGCAGGGCACCGTCGTCAGCGACAAAAACGAGAAGACGGTTGTCGTCAAGGTCGAACGGCGCTTCACGCATCCCGTGATGAAGAAGACCGTGCGCATGACCAAGAAGTACAAGGCGCACGACGAGAACAACGCCCACAAGGTCGGCGATCAGGTGTTCATCCAGGAATCGAAGCCGATTTCCAAGGACAAGCGCTGGACCGTAGTGTCTTCGGACCAGGCCTGA
- the rpmC gene encoding 50S ribosomal protein L29, which translates to MKAEDIRTKTQDQLTDDLASLKKEQFNLRFQKATGQLEKTARVRQVRKDIARIKTIAAEKSAAKKA; encoded by the coding sequence ATGAAAGCCGAAGACATCCGGACCAAGACCCAGGACCAGCTGACCGACGACCTGGCCAGCCTGAAGAAGGAGCAGTTCAACCTGCGCTTCCAGAAGGCCACCGGCCAGCTCGAGAAGACCGCGCGCGTGAGGCAGGTCCGCAAGGACATTGCGCGTATCAAGACCATCGCTGCGGAAAAGTCCGCGGCCAAGAAGGCTTAA
- the rplP gene encoding 50S ribosomal protein L16: protein MLQPKRTKFRKQFKGRIHGAAKGGTNLDFGGFGLKALEPNRVTAREIEAARRAITREMKRAGRVWIRIFPDVPVTSKPTEVRMGKGKGAVDYWAARVKPGRIMFEIDGVNEETAREALRLGAAKLSVRTRFVQRIAE from the coding sequence ATGCTGCAGCCAAAGCGCACAAAGTTCCGCAAGCAGTTCAAGGGTCGTATCCACGGTGCCGCCAAGGGTGGCACCAATCTGGATTTCGGCGGTTTCGGGCTGAAGGCGCTTGAGCCGAACCGCGTCACCGCGCGCGAGATCGAGGCGGCCCGCCGCGCGATCACCCGCGAGATGAAGCGCGCCGGCCGCGTCTGGATCCGTATCTTCCCGGACGTGCCGGTGACCTCGAAGCCGACCGAAGTCCGCATGGGCAAGGGCAAGGGCGCGGTCGATTACTGGGCGGCGCGCGTCAAGCCCGGCCGCATCATGTTCGAGATCGACGGCGTCAATGAGGAAACCGCCCGTGAGGCGCTGCGTCTCGGCGCGGCCAAGCTCTCGGTCAGGACGCGCTTCGTACAGCGCATTGCAGAATAA
- the rpsC gene encoding 30S ribosomal protein S3 has protein sequence MGQKINPIGLRLGINRTWDSRWFANTGEYGKLLHEDIKIRKYLEKELKQAAISKVVIERPHKKCRVTIHAARPGLIIGKKGADIEKLRKKLMEMTKSETHLNIVEVRKPEIDATLVAQSIAQQLERRIAFRRAMKRAVQSAMRLGAEGIRINCAGRLGGAEIARMEWYREGRVPLHTLRADVDYGTAEAHTAYGICGVKVWVFKGEILEHDPMASERRATEGDHAHGGGGERERGRRRENA, from the coding sequence ATGGGCCAGAAAATCAATCCGATCGGTCTGCGTCTCGGCATCAACCGCACCTGGGATTCGCGCTGGTTCGCCAACACCGGCGAGTACGGCAAGCTGCTGCATGAGGACATCAAGATCCGCAAGTATCTTGAGAAGGAACTCAAGCAGGCCGCGATTTCAAAGGTCGTGATCGAGCGTCCGCACAAGAAGTGCCGCGTCACCATCCATGCGGCGCGTCCGGGCCTGATCATCGGCAAGAAGGGCGCCGACATCGAGAAGCTTCGCAAGAAGCTGATGGAGATGACGAAGTCCGAGACGCATTTGAACATCGTCGAAGTGCGAAAGCCCGAGATCGACGCGACGCTGGTCGCCCAGTCGATCGCCCAGCAGCTCGAGCGCCGCATCGCGTTCCGCCGCGCCATGAAGCGCGCCGTGCAGTCGGCCATGCGCCTCGGTGCCGAAGGCATCCGCATCAACTGCGCCGGCCGTCTCGGCGGCGCCGAGATCGCGCGCATGGAATGGTACCGCGAAGGTCGCGTGCCGCTGCATACGCTGCGCGCCGACGTCGACTACGGCACGGCCGAAGCGCACACCGCCTACGGCATCTGCGGCGTCAAGGTCTGGGTGTTCAAGGGCGAAATCCTCGAGCACGACCCGATGGCTTCGGAGCGCCGCGCCACCGAGGGCGATCATGCGCATGGCGGTGGTGGTGAGCGCGAACGCGGTCGCCGTCGCGAAAACGCCTGA
- the rplV gene encoding 50S ribosomal protein L22 — MGKAKAPRRLADNEARAVLRTIRISPQKLNLVAALIRGKKVATALSDLEFSAKRISGTVKKTLESAIANAENNHDLDVDALIVAEAYVGKSIVMKRFHARGRGRASRIEKPFSHLTIVVREVEEKVEAA; from the coding sequence ATGGGCAAGGCCAAAGCTCCGCGCAGGCTTGCTGATAACGAAGCGCGCGCCGTGTTGCGCACGATCCGTATCAGCCCGCAGAAGCTGAACCTGGTTGCCGCGCTGATCCGCGGCAAGAAGGTCGCGACAGCGCTTTCCGATCTCGAATTCTCGGCCAAGCGGATTTCCGGCACGGTCAAGAAGACGCTGGAATCGGCGATCGCCAACGCGGAAAACAACCACGACCTCGACGTCGATGCGCTGATCGTGGCGGAAGCCTATGTCGGCAAGTCGATCGTCATGAAGCGGTTCCATGCCCGTGGCCGTGGCCGCGCCAGCCGTATCGAGAAGCCGTTCTCGCACCTCACGATCGTCGTTCGTGAAGTCGAAGAAAAAGTGGAGGCCGCATAA
- the rpsS gene encoding 30S ribosomal protein S19, producing the protein MTRSIWKGPFIDGYLLKKVDKVREGGRNEVIKMWSRRSTILPQFVGFTFGVYNGQKHVPVSVNEDMVGHKFGEFAPTRTYYGHGADKKAKRK; encoded by the coding sequence GTGACTCGTTCGATTTGGAAAGGCCCCTTCATCGACGGCTACCTTCTCAAGAAGGTGGACAAGGTTCGTGAAGGTGGTCGCAATGAGGTGATCAAGATGTGGAGCCGTCGCTCCACCATCCTGCCGCAGTTCGTCGGCTTCACCTTTGGTGTCTACAACGGCCAGAAGCACGTTCCCGTTTCGGTGAACGAGGACATGGTCGGCCACAAGTTCGGTGAATTCGCTCCGACCCGGACCTATTACGGTCATGGCGCGGATAAGAAGGCGAAGAGGAAATAA
- the rplB gene encoding 50S ribosomal protein L2 — MALKKFNPITPSTRQLVIVDRSGLYKGKPVKGLTEGLTKSGGRNNYGRITARFIGGGHKRTYRIIDFKRRKFDIVGTVERIEYDPNRSAFIALIKYDDGELSYIIAPQRLAAGDKIVAGEAVDVKPGNAMPLASMPVGTIVHNIELKPGKGAQVARSAGGYAQLVGRDQGMAILRLNSGEQRVVHGSCMATVGAVSNPDHGNINDGKAGRTVWRGKRPHNRGVTMNPVDHPHGGGEGRTSGGRHPVSPWGKPTKGKKTRSNKATDKFILRSRHQRKS; from the coding sequence ATGGCACTGAAAAAATTCAACCCGATAACGCCGAGCACCCGCCAGCTGGTCATCGTCGATCGCTCGGGCCTCTACAAGGGCAAGCCCGTCAAGGGCCTGACCGAAGGCCTGACTAAGTCGGGCGGCCGTAACAATTACGGCCGCATCACGGCCCGCTTCATCGGCGGCGGTCACAAGCGTACGTACCGCATCATCGACTTCAAGCGCCGCAAGTTCGACATTGTCGGAACTGTCGAGCGTATCGAATACGATCCGAACCGCAGCGCCTTCATCGCGCTGATCAAGTATGACGATGGTGAGCTGTCCTACATCATCGCCCCGCAGCGCCTTGCTGCCGGCGACAAGATCGTGGCCGGCGAAGCGGTCGATGTGAAGCCGGGCAATGCGATGCCGCTGGCCTCGATGCCGGTCGGCACGATCGTCCACAACATCGAGCTGAAGCCGGGCAAGGGCGCCCAGGTTGCCCGTTCGGCTGGCGGTTATGCCCAGCTCGTCGGCCGTGACCAGGGCATGGCGATCCTGCGCCTGAATTCGGGTGAGCAGCGTGTCGTCCACGGCTCGTGCATGGCCACTGTCGGCGCCGTGTCCAACCCGGACCACGGCAACATCAATGACGGCAAGGCAGGCCGCACGGTGTGGCGGGGAAAACGTCCGCACAATCGCGGCGTGACCATGAACCCGGTCGACCATCCGCATGGCGGCGGCGAAGGCCGCACCTCGGGTGGCCGCCATCCGGTTTCGCCTTGGGGCAAGCCGACCAAGGGCAAGAAGACGCGGTCCAATAAGGCGACCGACAAGTTCATCCTGCGCTCGCGCCATCAGCGCAAGAGCTAA